The Coffea arabica cultivar ET-39 chromosome 3c, Coffea Arabica ET-39 HiFi, whole genome shotgun sequence genome contains a region encoding:
- the LOC113735101 gene encoding uncharacterized protein isoform X1, translated as MGFFEFISIFIMVLLFPSSHPKAKGVASDSASEAAGLLKWKASFQNQNNSLLASWNLQSISGKNFSNLPCTWAGISCINGSVNRLNLSEYSIKGSLYDFPFSSLPNLEYLELSLNQIFGSIPREIGNLSKLIYLDFSVNELSQEIPPEICNLRNLTHLALGSNQLSGPIPSGIGTLHNLIELYLDNNTLIGSIPATFGNLTRLVNLYLFHNLLSGPIPPTIRNMISLQFLILSQNNLSGGIPNSLGTLSNLIGLLLYDNQLSGPIPKELGDLKLLTNMELGENQLSGSIPVSIGNLSNLEKLFLPKNQFSGSIPQELGNLKKLAILVLDQNHFSGPLPELLCQNGSLQIISVSENMLTGPIPRSLQNCSSLVKANFNENNFHGDLSEMICIHPFLDFIDLSNNEFYGELSSNWVECKILKTLIIAKNNITGGIPLEFGNLSQLHALDISSNFLPGEIPRVVGKLTSMLKLDLHDNQFVGGVPQELGMLTELLYLDLSTNSLNGSFPEHLEDLKHLFYMNLSNNIFSQKIPFEIGKLTQLSELDLSKNFFAGEIPSEFRSLQSLGTLDLSHNNLSGLIPKALAELPGSLQINISFNNLEGPIPSGRAFVNLTIEEVKGNKGLCGNITGLRACESSSLIKSHVKNKRKKLVLVVVFPLLGSFILLGAFFGIPKLRDQRKKISRIEDTDVKKCHLFAIYGYDGKALSKEIVLTTQEFSEVFCIGKGGYGSVYRAQLSSGDVVAVKKLHNLPEMASHRSFLNEIRALIEIKHRNIVKLLGFCSNSQHSFLVYEYLERGSLAKILSIEEEAIELDWQKRLKIIKGIAQALSYMHHDCSPAIVHRDISSNNILLDSEDEAHVSDFGTSKFLKKDSSNWSSLAGTCGYVAPEFAYTMKVTEKCDVYSFGVLTMEVIKGKHPGDLIAYLVSSKPEKIELKDLFDQRLLYPNQEIENILASVLKAARECLHVDPQSRPTMLFISRLLSTYCTQSV; from the exons ATGGGTTTTTTTGAATTTATCTCTATATTCATTATGGTCCTACTTTTCCCATCATCTCATCCCAAAGCCAAAGGTGTCGCTTCAGATTCTGCTAGTGAGGCGGCTGGTCTTTTGAAATGGAAGGCCAGTTTTCAAAACCAGAACAATAGCTTGCTAGCCTCGTGGAACCTCCAATCCATCAGCGGCAAGAATTTTTCCAACCTTCCATGCACTTGGGCTGGTATTTCATGCATTAATGGAAGTGTCAACAGGTTGAATCTCTCAGAATACAGCATAAAAGGTAGCCTTTATGACTTCCCATTTTCATCCCTCCCAAATCTTGAATATCTTGAACTTAGCCTGAATCAGATCTTTGGCAGCATACCTCGTGAAATAGGTAACCTGTCCAAGCTCATTTATCTTGATTTCTCAGTTAATGAGTTGTCACAAGAAATCCCACCTGAAATTTGCAACTTGAGAAACTTGACTCATTTAGCTCTCGGAAGTAATCAACTTTCAGGTCCAATTCCATCAGGAATTGGGACTCTGCATAATCTGATTGAACTTTATCTGGACAACAACACTTTGATAGGTTCAATTCCAGCCACTTTTGGTAACCTCACTAGGCTAGTTAACTTATACCTTTTCCATAATCTCCTATCTGGTCCCATTCCTCCTACGATCAGGAATATGATCTCACTTCAGTTTCTTATTTTGTCTCAAAATAATCTTTCTGGTGGAATCCCAAATTCGCTTGGAACTTTATCCAATTTGATTGGTCTGCTTCTCTATGACAATCAACTTTCAGGTCCAATTCCAAAGGAATTGGGTGATCTAAAACTCCTTACAAATATGGAATTAGGCGAGAACCAACTTAGTGGTTCCATTCCTGTTTCAATTGGTAACTTGAGTAATTTGGAAAAACTGTTTCTCCCAAAAAACCAGTTTTCTGGGTCCATTCCACAAGAGCTTGGAAACTTGAAAAAGTTGGCAATTTTGGTATTGGATCAAAATCACTTCTCTGGTCCATTGCCAGAATTGCTATGTCAAAATGGTTCACTCCAAATCATTTCTGTATCTGAGAACATGCTTACAGGTCCAATTCCTAGAAGCTTGCAGAATTGCTCAAGCTTAGTTAAGGCCAATTTCAACGAGAACAATTTCCATGGAGACTTGTCAGAAATGATCTGCATCCATCCATTCCTGGACTTCATAGATCTCAGCAACAATGAGTTCTACGGTGAACTCTCCAGCAACTGGGTTGAATGCAAAATCTTAAAAACCCTGATAATTGCAAAGAATAACATCACAGGTGGTATACCTTTAGAATTTGGAAATTTATCTCAACTGCATGCACTTGATATTTCTTCAAACTTTTTACCCGGGGAGATACCAAGGGTAGTGGGGAAGTTGACCTCTATGCTTAAACTAGATTTACATGACAACCAATTTGTCGGTGGTGTACCTCAGGAATTGGGAATGCTAACCGAACTTCTTTATCTTGACCTATCCACAAATTCCTTGAATGGATCTTTTCCAGAACATTTGGAAGATTTGAAGCACTTGTTTTACATGAACTTGAGCAACAACATTTTCAGCCAAAAGATTCCATTCGAGATTGGGAAGTTGACCCAACTTTCTGAACTAGATTTGAGTAAAAATTTCTTCGCAGGAGAGATACCATCAGAGTTCCGAAGTTTGCAGAGTCTGGGAACATTGGACCTCTCCCACAATAACCTATCTGGTTTAATCCCAAAGGCTTTAGCAGAATTGCCTGGTTCATTGCAAATTAATATTTCCTTCAATAATTTAGAGGGTCCAATTCCAAGTGGCAGAGCCTTTGTGAATTTAACGATAGAAGAAGTAAAGGGAAATAAAGGCTTGTGTGGCAATATTACAGGGTTACGAGCTTGTGAAAGTTCCTCGTTAATCAAAAGTCATGTcaaaaataagaggaaaaaaCTTGTTCTCGTAGTTGTATTTCCTCTTCTGGGGTCATTCATACTTCTAGGTGCATTCTTTGGTATTCCCAAATTGCGtgatcaaaggaaaaaaatttcaagaattgaAGATACGGATGTGAAGAAGTGCCATTTATTTGCCATATATGGATATGATGGCAAAGCATTGTCTAAAGAAATAGTATTGACTACACAAGAGTTCAGTGAAGTATTTTGCATAGGGAAAGGAGGTTATGGAAGTGTTTATAGAGCACAGCTTTCATCAGGGGATGTAGTAGCTGTAAAGAAACTTCACAACCTACCTGAGATGGCAAGTCATAGAAGTTTCTTGAATGAGATAAGAGCCTTGATAGAAATCAAGCATCGAAACATTGTAAAACTCTTGGGCTTCTGCTCCAACTCTCAGCACTCATTTTTGGTTTATGAGTATCTTGAAAGAGGAAGTTTGGCCAAAATCTTGAGCATAGAAGAAGAAGCTATTGAACTAGACTGGCAGAAGAGGTTGAAAATCATCAAAGGCATCGCTCAAGCTTTATCTTACATGCATCATGATTGTTCACCAGCAATTGTACATCGGGACATATCAAGCAACAACATTTTGCTCGATTCAGAAGACGAGGCTCATGTTTCAGATTTTGGCACTTCTAAGTTTCTGAAAAAAGACTCATCCAATTGGAGTTCTCTTGCAGGAACATGTGGATATGTTGCACCAG AATTTGCCTACACAATGAAAGTAACTGAAAAGTGTGATGTTTATAGCTTTGGGGTCCTGACAATGGAAGTAATCAAAGGAAAGCACCCCGGTGACTTGATTGCTTATCTAGTGTCTTCAAAGCCTGAGAAAATAGAACTGAAGGACTTGTTCGATCAAAGACTTCTGTATCccaatcaagaaattgaaaacaTTCTGGCATCCGTTCTCAAAGCAGCAAGAGAATGTCTACATGTTGATCCACAATCTAGGCCAACAATGCTCTTTATTTCTAGGTTGTTATCAACGTATTGTACACAATCTGTGTAA
- the LOC113735101 gene encoding uncharacterized protein isoform X2 produces MGFFEFISIFIMVLLFPSSHPKAKGVASDSASEAAGLLKWKASFQNQNNSLLASWNLQSISGKNFSNLPCTWAGISCINGSVNRLNLSEYSIKGSLYDFPFSSLPNLEYLELSLNQIFGSIPREIGNLSKLIYLDFSVNELSQEIPPEICNLRNLTHLALGSNQLSGPIPSGIGTLHNLIELYLDNNTLIGSIPATFGNLTRLVNLYLFHNLLSGPIPPTIRNMISLQFLILSQNNLSGGIPNSLGTLSNLIGLLLYDNQLSGPIPKELGDLKLLTNMELGENQLSGSIPVSIGNLSNLEKLFLPKNQFSGSIPQELGNLKKLAILVLDQNHFSGPLPELLCQNGSLQIISVSENMLTGPIPRSLQNCSSLVKANFNENNFHGDLSEMICIHPFLDFIDLSNNEFYGELSSNWVECKILKTLIIAKNNITGGIPLEFGNLSQLHALDISSNFLPGEIPRVVGKLTSMLKLDLHDNQFVGGVPQELGMLTELLYLDLSTNSLNGSFPEHLEDLKHLFYMNLSNNIFSQKIPFEIGKLTQLSELDLSKNFFAGEIPSEFRSLQSLGTLDLSHNNLSGLIPKALAELPGSLQINISFNNLEGPIPSGRAFVNLTIEEVKGNKGLCGNITGLRACESSSLIKSHVKNKRKKLVLVVVFPLLGSFILLGAFFGIPKLRDQRKKISRIEDTDVKKCHLFAIYGYDGKALSKEIVLTTQEFSEVFCIGKGGYGSVYRAQLSSGDVVAVKKLHNLPEMASHRSFLNEIRALIEIKHRNIVKLLGFCSNSQHSFLVYEYLERGSLAKILSIEEEAIELDWQKRLKIIKGIAQALSYMHHDCSPAIVHRDISSNNILLDSEDEAHVSDFGTSKFLKKDSSNWSSLAGTCGYVAPALGS; encoded by the exons ATGGGTTTTTTTGAATTTATCTCTATATTCATTATGGTCCTACTTTTCCCATCATCTCATCCCAAAGCCAAAGGTGTCGCTTCAGATTCTGCTAGTGAGGCGGCTGGTCTTTTGAAATGGAAGGCCAGTTTTCAAAACCAGAACAATAGCTTGCTAGCCTCGTGGAACCTCCAATCCATCAGCGGCAAGAATTTTTCCAACCTTCCATGCACTTGGGCTGGTATTTCATGCATTAATGGAAGTGTCAACAGGTTGAATCTCTCAGAATACAGCATAAAAGGTAGCCTTTATGACTTCCCATTTTCATCCCTCCCAAATCTTGAATATCTTGAACTTAGCCTGAATCAGATCTTTGGCAGCATACCTCGTGAAATAGGTAACCTGTCCAAGCTCATTTATCTTGATTTCTCAGTTAATGAGTTGTCACAAGAAATCCCACCTGAAATTTGCAACTTGAGAAACTTGACTCATTTAGCTCTCGGAAGTAATCAACTTTCAGGTCCAATTCCATCAGGAATTGGGACTCTGCATAATCTGATTGAACTTTATCTGGACAACAACACTTTGATAGGTTCAATTCCAGCCACTTTTGGTAACCTCACTAGGCTAGTTAACTTATACCTTTTCCATAATCTCCTATCTGGTCCCATTCCTCCTACGATCAGGAATATGATCTCACTTCAGTTTCTTATTTTGTCTCAAAATAATCTTTCTGGTGGAATCCCAAATTCGCTTGGAACTTTATCCAATTTGATTGGTCTGCTTCTCTATGACAATCAACTTTCAGGTCCAATTCCAAAGGAATTGGGTGATCTAAAACTCCTTACAAATATGGAATTAGGCGAGAACCAACTTAGTGGTTCCATTCCTGTTTCAATTGGTAACTTGAGTAATTTGGAAAAACTGTTTCTCCCAAAAAACCAGTTTTCTGGGTCCATTCCACAAGAGCTTGGAAACTTGAAAAAGTTGGCAATTTTGGTATTGGATCAAAATCACTTCTCTGGTCCATTGCCAGAATTGCTATGTCAAAATGGTTCACTCCAAATCATTTCTGTATCTGAGAACATGCTTACAGGTCCAATTCCTAGAAGCTTGCAGAATTGCTCAAGCTTAGTTAAGGCCAATTTCAACGAGAACAATTTCCATGGAGACTTGTCAGAAATGATCTGCATCCATCCATTCCTGGACTTCATAGATCTCAGCAACAATGAGTTCTACGGTGAACTCTCCAGCAACTGGGTTGAATGCAAAATCTTAAAAACCCTGATAATTGCAAAGAATAACATCACAGGTGGTATACCTTTAGAATTTGGAAATTTATCTCAACTGCATGCACTTGATATTTCTTCAAACTTTTTACCCGGGGAGATACCAAGGGTAGTGGGGAAGTTGACCTCTATGCTTAAACTAGATTTACATGACAACCAATTTGTCGGTGGTGTACCTCAGGAATTGGGAATGCTAACCGAACTTCTTTATCTTGACCTATCCACAAATTCCTTGAATGGATCTTTTCCAGAACATTTGGAAGATTTGAAGCACTTGTTTTACATGAACTTGAGCAACAACATTTTCAGCCAAAAGATTCCATTCGAGATTGGGAAGTTGACCCAACTTTCTGAACTAGATTTGAGTAAAAATTTCTTCGCAGGAGAGATACCATCAGAGTTCCGAAGTTTGCAGAGTCTGGGAACATTGGACCTCTCCCACAATAACCTATCTGGTTTAATCCCAAAGGCTTTAGCAGAATTGCCTGGTTCATTGCAAATTAATATTTCCTTCAATAATTTAGAGGGTCCAATTCCAAGTGGCAGAGCCTTTGTGAATTTAACGATAGAAGAAGTAAAGGGAAATAAAGGCTTGTGTGGCAATATTACAGGGTTACGAGCTTGTGAAAGTTCCTCGTTAATCAAAAGTCATGTcaaaaataagaggaaaaaaCTTGTTCTCGTAGTTGTATTTCCTCTTCTGGGGTCATTCATACTTCTAGGTGCATTCTTTGGTATTCCCAAATTGCGtgatcaaaggaaaaaaatttcaagaattgaAGATACGGATGTGAAGAAGTGCCATTTATTTGCCATATATGGATATGATGGCAAAGCATTGTCTAAAGAAATAGTATTGACTACACAAGAGTTCAGTGAAGTATTTTGCATAGGGAAAGGAGGTTATGGAAGTGTTTATAGAGCACAGCTTTCATCAGGGGATGTAGTAGCTGTAAAGAAACTTCACAACCTACCTGAGATGGCAAGTCATAGAAGTTTCTTGAATGAGATAAGAGCCTTGATAGAAATCAAGCATCGAAACATTGTAAAACTCTTGGGCTTCTGCTCCAACTCTCAGCACTCATTTTTGGTTTATGAGTATCTTGAAAGAGGAAGTTTGGCCAAAATCTTGAGCATAGAAGAAGAAGCTATTGAACTAGACTGGCAGAAGAGGTTGAAAATCATCAAAGGCATCGCTCAAGCTTTATCTTACATGCATCATGATTGTTCACCAGCAATTGTACATCGGGACATATCAAGCAACAACATTTTGCTCGATTCAGAAGACGAGGCTCATGTTTCAGATTTTGGCACTTCTAAGTTTCTGAAAAAAGACTCATCCAATTGGAGTTCTCTTGCAGGAACATGTGGATATGTTGCACCAG CTTTGGGGTCCTGA
- the LOC113735101 gene encoding MDIS1-interacting receptor like kinase 2-like isoform X3, translated as MGFFEFISIFIMVLLFPSSHPKAKGVASDSASEAAGLLKWKASFQNQNNSLLASWNLQSISGKNFSNLPCTWAGISCINGSVNRLNLSEYSIKGPIPRSLQNCSSLVKANFNENNFHGDLSEMICIHPFLDFIDLSNNEFYGELSSNWVECKILKTLIIAKNNITGGIPLEFGNLSQLHALDISSNFLPGEIPRVVGKLTSMLKLDLHDNQFVGGVPQELGMLTELLYLDLSTNSLNGSFPEHLEDLKHLFYMNLSNNIFSQKIPFEIGKLTQLSELDLSKNFFAGEIPSEFRSLQSLGTLDLSHNNLSGLIPKALAELPGSLQINISFNNLEGPIPSGRAFVNLTIEEVKGNKGLCGNITGLRACESSSLIKSHVKNKRKKLVLVVVFPLLGSFILLGAFFGIPKLRDQRKKISRIEDTDVKKCHLFAIYGYDGKALSKEIVLTTQEFSEVFCIGKGGYGSVYRAQLSSGDVVAVKKLHNLPEMASHRSFLNEIRALIEIKHRNIVKLLGFCSNSQHSFLVYEYLERGSLAKILSIEEEAIELDWQKRLKIIKGIAQALSYMHHDCSPAIVHRDISSNNILLDSEDEAHVSDFGTSKFLKKDSSNWSSLAGTCGYVAPEFAYTMKVTEKCDVYSFGVLTMEVIKGKHPGDLIAYLVSSKPEKIELKDLFDQRLLYPNQEIENILASVLKAARECLHVDPQSRPTMLFISRLLSTYCTQSV; from the exons ATGGGTTTTTTTGAATTTATCTCTATATTCATTATGGTCCTACTTTTCCCATCATCTCATCCCAAAGCCAAAGGTGTCGCTTCAGATTCTGCTAGTGAGGCGGCTGGTCTTTTGAAATGGAAGGCCAGTTTTCAAAACCAGAACAATAGCTTGCTAGCCTCGTGGAACCTCCAATCCATCAGCGGCAAGAATTTTTCCAACCTTCCATGCACTTGGGCTGGTATTTCATGCATTAATGGAAGTGTCAACAGGTTGAATCTCTCAGAATACAGCATAAAAG GTCCAATTCCTAGAAGCTTGCAGAATTGCTCAAGCTTAGTTAAGGCCAATTTCAACGAGAACAATTTCCATGGAGACTTGTCAGAAATGATCTGCATCCATCCATTCCTGGACTTCATAGATCTCAGCAACAATGAGTTCTACGGTGAACTCTCCAGCAACTGGGTTGAATGCAAAATCTTAAAAACCCTGATAATTGCAAAGAATAACATCACAGGTGGTATACCTTTAGAATTTGGAAATTTATCTCAACTGCATGCACTTGATATTTCTTCAAACTTTTTACCCGGGGAGATACCAAGGGTAGTGGGGAAGTTGACCTCTATGCTTAAACTAGATTTACATGACAACCAATTTGTCGGTGGTGTACCTCAGGAATTGGGAATGCTAACCGAACTTCTTTATCTTGACCTATCCACAAATTCCTTGAATGGATCTTTTCCAGAACATTTGGAAGATTTGAAGCACTTGTTTTACATGAACTTGAGCAACAACATTTTCAGCCAAAAGATTCCATTCGAGATTGGGAAGTTGACCCAACTTTCTGAACTAGATTTGAGTAAAAATTTCTTCGCAGGAGAGATACCATCAGAGTTCCGAAGTTTGCAGAGTCTGGGAACATTGGACCTCTCCCACAATAACCTATCTGGTTTAATCCCAAAGGCTTTAGCAGAATTGCCTGGTTCATTGCAAATTAATATTTCCTTCAATAATTTAGAGGGTCCAATTCCAAGTGGCAGAGCCTTTGTGAATTTAACGATAGAAGAAGTAAAGGGAAATAAAGGCTTGTGTGGCAATATTACAGGGTTACGAGCTTGTGAAAGTTCCTCGTTAATCAAAAGTCATGTcaaaaataagaggaaaaaaCTTGTTCTCGTAGTTGTATTTCCTCTTCTGGGGTCATTCATACTTCTAGGTGCATTCTTTGGTATTCCCAAATTGCGtgatcaaaggaaaaaaatttcaagaattgaAGATACGGATGTGAAGAAGTGCCATTTATTTGCCATATATGGATATGATGGCAAAGCATTGTCTAAAGAAATAGTATTGACTACACAAGAGTTCAGTGAAGTATTTTGCATAGGGAAAGGAGGTTATGGAAGTGTTTATAGAGCACAGCTTTCATCAGGGGATGTAGTAGCTGTAAAGAAACTTCACAACCTACCTGAGATGGCAAGTCATAGAAGTTTCTTGAATGAGATAAGAGCCTTGATAGAAATCAAGCATCGAAACATTGTAAAACTCTTGGGCTTCTGCTCCAACTCTCAGCACTCATTTTTGGTTTATGAGTATCTTGAAAGAGGAAGTTTGGCCAAAATCTTGAGCATAGAAGAAGAAGCTATTGAACTAGACTGGCAGAAGAGGTTGAAAATCATCAAAGGCATCGCTCAAGCTTTATCTTACATGCATCATGATTGTTCACCAGCAATTGTACATCGGGACATATCAAGCAACAACATTTTGCTCGATTCAGAAGACGAGGCTCATGTTTCAGATTTTGGCACTTCTAAGTTTCTGAAAAAAGACTCATCCAATTGGAGTTCTCTTGCAGGAACATGTGGATATGTTGCACCAG AATTTGCCTACACAATGAAAGTAACTGAAAAGTGTGATGTTTATAGCTTTGGGGTCCTGACAATGGAAGTAATCAAAGGAAAGCACCCCGGTGACTTGATTGCTTATCTAGTGTCTTCAAAGCCTGAGAAAATAGAACTGAAGGACTTGTTCGATCAAAGACTTCTGTATCccaatcaagaaattgaaaacaTTCTGGCATCCGTTCTCAAAGCAGCAAGAGAATGTCTACATGTTGATCCACAATCTAGGCCAACAATGCTCTTTATTTCTAGGTTGTTATCAACGTATTGTACACAATCTGTGTAA